The segment TTAAAGAAGACTTCCTTGCTTCACTCAAGATGAAGCTTCATATTTCAACCGTGACGGAAAAAGACTTGCAGCGTGTGGAGGAATTAACTATTCGCACTCACCAGTTGAATACGACAGGCTACACTTATAGCTATGAAGAATTATTGGAGTTTATGCAGTCGGACCAACATCTTCTGCTGATTTCCAGTCTTGATGACGCATACGGATCATATGGAAAGATTGGACTTATACTTATTGAAAAAGGAGAAGAAGCTTGGGAAATTAAGCTTTTACTTATGTCTTGCCGTGTGATGTCCAGAGGTATTGGAACAATTATGCTTTATTTCTTAAGTGTACTGGCTTCCAAGAATAAGGTCAGGCTTGAAGCAGAATTTGTGCCGAATGGAAGAAATAGAATGATGTATATTACTTATAAATTTGCAGGTTTCAAAGAGGCGGAGAGCAACGGTGTTATTACCATTTTAAGAAATGATTTGCTCGAAATTCAACAGTGTCCGGATTACATTCAGCTAACCAGTGACGTTAATTTGCAGGAGAGGTGACACTACATGCCTAAAACAGTATTTGTATTTCCCGGGCTGGGGTCGCAGTATGTAGGAATGGTTAAGTCCTTTTATGATCAGTTTGAAGTGGCAAGGCAGACGTTTGAGGAAGCAAGTGATATATTGGGTTACCCTTTAGATAAAGTATGTTTTGAAGGCTCACTCTCTGAACTGTCCAAACCGGAAATTATTCAGCCTGCATTGCTAACCACAAATGTCGCTATGTTTCGGGCGTTTATGGAGGAGATAGGTGTACGCCCATCCTTTTCATGTGGGCATAGCTTGGGAGAATATGCAGCATTAACCTGTGCCGGAGCAATTCGGTTTGCGGATGCTGTTGCAATTGTCAATAAACGTGGCCTTATTACCAGCGCACTCATTCAGCGTTCGATTGGTACAATGACGATATTGGATCAGGTAAATCCACGGAAATTTGAAAAAGAATGCTCAAGGATTTCTAGCGAGGGAAGGGTTGTCTCAATCTCCTGTTACAATTCCCCAAATCAAGTGGCAATCTCCGGGGAAATGGATGCCGTCGAGGAGATCGAAGAAATATGTTTGAATCATGATGGACAGGTAACTCCACTTTTTATGAGTGCACCGATGCATAGTATATTAATGGAAAAAGCTGCACTGGAATTTCGCGAGGAACTGGGAAAACACACGTATTACCCCTTCAAATGGCCTGTCCTTTCTAATGTTACCGGCAGGCCTTACGCTCAACCCGAACAGATTGCGGACTTGTTAGCCAAACAGATGTATATGCCGGTAGAATGGCAATCGACTATATCCTATTTGTTAAAATACGGAGTAAACACTTCTATTGAGATAGGACCTAAAAATGTCCTTAGTAAGCTTATCGGAGAAAGCAATCCGAATATCAAATCTTTATGCTATGGAACGAAAGAGGAGCGCCAGACCATTAAGGAACTGTTTAACGAAACGGGTTTCTGCAAAACTTCTCCCACTGTTATTTCCAAGTGCCTTGCCGCAGTGGCAGCCACACCCAATAAAAATTGGAATGTGGAAGAGTATAACAAGGGTGTGGTTGAACCGTACCGCAAACTACAGTTTATACAGGAAACTTTGGAGAAGGAAAATGCTAAACCTACCGTTATGCAGATGAGAGAGGCGCTAAATTTGCTACAGCTCATATTTGAGACTAAGCGGGTAAGCGAGAAGGAAAGGAATGATTGTATTCATCATATCCTTGATTATACGGGGAATTATTATATGCTGACAGAACAAAAGGATGCAGTGCTAAGCAAGAATTAAGAGGTGTATACAGACATTATCTTTGTTCGTGTGTTTCCAGACACGAATGGATCGGGCACAACATCTATCAGAATTCTGGCGCCAGAGCCTAACACAGCATCGATCAATAATATAACGAGGTGAAAGCAATTGAATACTCAAATCCAACACGATATTGGACAGCTCCGAAGCCAAGAGCTTGTTATTGAAGAAGCGAAAGTATTTGCTGATCAATATATTAGACCTTTGGCCCGTGAACACGATGCAACTGGAAAACTCTCAAGGACTTTAATTAATGAGATTGCCAAACGTGGGTATTTGGGAGCTACTTTCCCCGCTGAGTACAGCGGACTTGAGTTAGATCCAGTATATTACGGCATGCTCAATGAAGAGATCGGAAAGGCGTGCTCTTCTACAAGAGCGCTATTAACGGTTGGGACATCTCTTATCGGGGAAAGTATTTTGCGTTGGGGGACAACTGATCAAAAGAAAAAATGGTTGCCTCTTATTTCCTCAGCAGAGAAAATAGGCGCATTTGCGCTCACCGAACCGAAGGCGGGCACAGACGCCAAGGGGATTGAGAGCAGCTATGAGAAGGACGGAGACAGTTATATAATTACAGGTCATAAGAAATGGATTACTCTTGCAGGTATAGCTGATTTCTTCTTGGTAATAGCAAAGAATGCCGAACAACAAATATCGGCTTTTTTGGTCGATCGGAATCCAGATATAGAGATCAAAGAGATGCTGGGATTAATGGCTGCAAAAGGAAGTCATATCGCTGAAGTCAAATTCAACCGAGTAAGGGTACCAAAAGAGAACCTGCTCGGTGCAGAAGGCAGAGGCTTCAGCTGCATCGTTTCCACAGCGCTCGATCACGGAAGATACAGCATCGCATGGGCTGGTGTGGCGTTGGCTCAAGAAGCTCTTGAGGCGATGGTGAATTATGCGAGGCAGCGCAAGCAATTTGGCAAAAAAATATATCAGTTTCAGCTGATTCGGGGTATCATTGCTGACAGCATTACTGAGATTCATGCGGCTAGAGCGCTTTGTCTTCGGGCTGGTGAACTTCGTAAACAAATGGAACCGGAATCAATTGTTGAAACTACAGTAGCAAAATATTTTTCGTCAAAAGTAGCTATGAAAGTTACAATGGACGCTGTCCAAGTTCATGGGGGTAATGGGTGCTATAACGAATATCCTGTAGAGAGATTATTCCGTGAAGCTAAGGTGTTGGAAATCATCGAGGGCACTTCACAAATTCAACAGGAGATGATTGCTAGTTACGCTTTAAGGGAATATTACAATGGAAAGAAGACGATAGAATAAATGGGCATCTAAAAGGCTTCGGCGCCAGGAGATTCGTGCCAATAATCCTGCCTTATTACTTCGATTCTGATAAAGCGTCGAATCATTGATAATTAATATATCTTTACTCTCTTGGCTAAAGTCAACATTTCGAACTGATGAACAACATGAAGATTTAGCGAATGAAGGAAGGTTTACCAAGAAAATTGGGAGTGGATGGAGGAGCGAATTAGGTATTGGACCTGGATGCAGGGGGAAACCGTATCGAAGAGACGCTGAATTTTGTCCTGAGAAAAGGAATAAAGGTTGCATATATCAAGGGTAAAAGGCTGGTGCTGCCGAAGCACGAGAATTACGCCATGAATAAGCCTTATCCCAGACCCTTGAGTATATTAAAGAGCGAAGTAGAAACGTGAGTGTCTAAAGAAGGAACTAAATCCCCATCAAGTTGGCGAGGATGCGCTATTTTATTATTTTGATACCTGCAAAATACATGGAATGTTTGATTTACCAATAAGAGGATCGCCTGGGAGTTAACGATTATGGCTAAATCATCTTTTATAAGGGCTGGAGCTTGATTATATTTCATGGGGCTAGAGCAAGTGGGAAAAGAGAGACCGGAGTGGCAAAACGTAGAGGACATTCTGGCATCGAGCCCGATGCAGGAGGGGATTTTGTTTCAGTGCTTGAGCGCCCGTAGCTTTATCTAGAGCAATTCATTCTTTGGCTTTCCGGGTCAAGGAGCCGATGCCCATGTATAGGGCTTAGCATCAAGTGGTGCAAGCTAACGAGATGCTGAGGATGATTTTCAGGTGGAAAGGGATGTAAGACCCTGTCCAGATCGTATTAAAATAAGAGGGCACCGGATTGAGCTGGAGGAGATAGAGGATGCGCTGCTGTAATGCATGCCGATTAACCAGGCTACCGTAATCTCATGGAAGGATAAAGAAAACAATAATTATTTATGCACCTATTATGTATCGGACAGCAGTCTGACGCCTGCCGCGATATGCGATTCTTTGAGCCGGACCCTGCATGAAATTATGATTCCTTTCTATTTCTTCAGGCTGGAAGAGATTCTGCGTAAGCCAAACGGGAAGCGGGACCGGAAGGTCCTACCCCCACCAGAAGACTAGCTTATTGCTGAGCAGCCGCAGCCTTGGCCCGATAATCTGCCCGAGCTTGTTGTGAGAATTACAAGAAATTCTCCGGAGTAATCTGGAGTTGTCGATTCCCTTGGAGCAAATCAATTTAAACGGTAGCCTAGCCGATTTAGGCATTCATTCCATCACTTTTATTAAAATACAGGTTTCCATTGAGGCCGAGTTCGGCTTTTAATTTGAAGATGATGAGTTAAATACCGACAAGCTCCCGACGCCCCAGCATCTGGTTTCTTTTATCGAAGCCAAGGAGTCGGTCGGAAGTCAATAAATGTCATGCGAAACAGCGAATCTACATAAAGGGGGTTCGTTGTTTGGATATGTGCCAGCCATCTATGCCTGTGATGAATTAGCCTGCGGGAGAAAAGTGTCTGCTTCACGCCCGAGCTGCTGCACTAGAGCGGAGAGAAGCTGCACTTCCCGCTCTATTAATACGTCAATTATTTTAGCAAAAAGACCGGGCGGAGTCTTTTGTCTGGAAATTTGCTCCTTGAGCATCCGGTTCCGCAGATTGAGAAAATCCTTTTGAAGTTCATCGGAGACGGATAGCAGATGGCTTAAGACAGTCCCAGTGTACTTCTGGATGAAATCTATTCTTTTGCACATGAGATTCTTATGCTCCCAGAGCAGATGGAAGGGACGCACATCGAATGCCGTGAGGGAATGAAACCAGTTGTGATAATAATCCTTAAGCAGCCCGTAAACGGAAATGCCGCATACGGTGCCCGGCATCAGGTCGAATTCGGTGGATTGCAGATAAGATTCAATGGACTGGATAATTAGCTCTAGATCCAGGGGATAATGGTTCGCTTTATATTCCAATTGATAGTCGAAATGCATCCAGTGGCAATCCGCGTAATTCGCTGTAATCAATGCACTTGCGCTGGTGTACGCCTGAACGAAATCCTTAAACGTCACTGTTTGTTCTCCGGGAATTCCGGGTCCCTGGTAGCCAAGTGCGTAAAATACAGCAGAATCTAAATCATATCCGTACAGGAACAGTTCATGCGGCAAATGTTCAGTTTGGTACCACCCCCTGAAAGGAAGCTCGTAGTCATCTGCATAAACGCTTAAGTATTTCTGGTTGTCCAATAATTGAATAAAACTAGTGATAATAGAGTCCTGATTTCCAATACGTTCGGTTCTGGTATTTGCCGCAAAGGGAGATGTGTCATAGAATGGATGGTCAAAATCATAATTAAAGAAGTTCATGATTTTGGTGCGGTCATGGGGGAATTCTGGCGGACACGACAGCTGAATATAATTGCTGTAGAACCAAGGCTCATAGTCAGTGTTTCTGGAGATAACGGACAAGTGGTTCAGATGTACAGGATATGCAACAATAGCAGGCTGGCCAAGCGGTAGTTTCATTGAGACGTTCCTCCTTATTGGTTACGGAATGTGATGAGATATGCATTTAAGTAAATTATATTATATATACCATATTATACGTTAAGAAAATATTCTATAAAAGGAAAAAATATATAATCGGTGAGATCAATAAAACAGGAAGACCGCACAAATCATTCCCATAAGTCGCTGTATGAAATACGGGATAGCGAAGATCATGCCGAACAAAGCAAGTAGTAAAACCCATTGCCCCAAAAGCTGTCACCCGAGAGGATATCGCAGCCGTCCGAAGAAGAGCTGAAGGTTTACAACGAATCTTTCGCCAAAGCGTTTAGGCTGATGATTAAGCAGACGTTCTTCCTAACGGATATACTGCTTCAGGATTTAAATGGGTCATATCTCCAATTGTCCGGCAAGCTTGCCCAAGCTCTAGACCAGTTTCAGGAAAAACTCGTCGCCTACTTTGATAGTGGCATTATGCTAGTTCCTTACGATGAGCAACTAATGGGATATACTCGAACTATAAGCGGAAATGAGGTGTTTTTATATTGATGAATATTACACAGGACCGTGCCAAATTGATTCGACTAACAGGTGACCGTGCCAAATTGGATGCTAAAACAAATGGGATATATATAGTATATAAGACAAATGAAGGGGATAATGTTAGGGGATATAGTCCGGTAAAATCGAGGAGATGAATGAACAGGATTTTATCCATGAATGAGACAGAGGCAACGATGTTTGTGTTTGCGGGTAATAATGGAAGTGGCAAGAGCACAATCCGCAACTTGATTGTGGACCGACTTGGAGTCAGTGTGAATATTGATCCAGATGCACTAGCTCATAAGATCAATAGCTTTCAACCTGATAAGAGTAGAGTTTCCGCAGGGAAAGTGGCTATAAAGATAGCCAGGGAATGTATCCGGAATCCGTTAACAATAGCGCATTTATAAAGCAACCTGTCTGCGGATGAGTTGCTTTTTTTGTGTGCGCCTCACAGTCGCATCATCTAGGTGGTTCAAATCCACCTGGTAACTTTTCCCTTTAAAGTGCCGTAGCCGAAGCAGAAATCCGGCACTCACGTGCGGGATTGGCAGGGTGTCTTCCGTGAGGAAGAATCCGAAGGGCCTGCAGGCAAAGTCCAGCCCGGAATGCGGTGAACCAGAGGTGGCGGCGATGGTAGGGTGACCCGCATAGAAAACGGGGAAACTTATACACAAGTATATTCTACAGGAAAACAAACAAAGGGAGATGACCCGTAGGACTCATCGACGTGATTAGGGTCAGGATGGATGGAACAGAAGATGCAGGTGACTGAGGGAAGTCCCGTAGTCTCCTTGACGCAAACGCGATAAGGTAGGGGCGGTATAACCGAAAGGGAAAGCCAATGCGAAGGATTGCGAGATGGCGGATCGTTTCGTAGTAGTGAGTAAATTCGGGCCAATGAAAGCTGGTAACAGTCTGGATGAGAAAACCCGGATGAGTATGCGCCTGATTTTTTTTGAAAGGCAATTAGTCAGAAAAAAAGTGGTGTCGCATACCCTGCTCTCACTCCAAAAGAGGAGAGACAGAGGCGAAGGGAACGTGCTTTGTCAAAGCTTGTGAGTGTTCGTGAGTGGAGATCGTAAACGTCTTAAACCAGCGAGGGTTTGACCGAGAGGGTACGTCCCGCCGAGAGCGAAAGAACGCTTGGGG is part of the Paenibacillus sp. FSL M7-0420 genome and harbors:
- the fabD gene encoding ACP S-malonyltransferase, producing MPKTVFVFPGLGSQYVGMVKSFYDQFEVARQTFEEASDILGYPLDKVCFEGSLSELSKPEIIQPALLTTNVAMFRAFMEEIGVRPSFSCGHSLGEYAALTCAGAIRFADAVAIVNKRGLITSALIQRSIGTMTILDQVNPRKFEKECSRISSEGRVVSISCYNSPNQVAISGEMDAVEEIEEICLNHDGQVTPLFMSAPMHSILMEKAALEFREELGKHTYYPFKWPVLSNVTGRPYAQPEQIADLLAKQMYMPVEWQSTISYLLKYGVNTSIEIGPKNVLSKLIGESNPNIKSLCYGTKEERQTIKELFNETGFCKTSPTVISKCLAAVAATPNKNWNVEEYNKGVVEPYRKLQFIQETLEKENAKPTVMQMREALNLLQLIFETKRVSEKERNDCIHHILDYTGNYYMLTEQKDAVLSKN
- a CDS encoding acyl carrier protein; this encodes MLRSNLELSIPLEQINLNGSLADLGIHSITFIKIQVSIEAEFGF
- a CDS encoding HAD-IIIC family phosphatase, with product MNIQLLNTHEDQTVVEKKIKCVVWDLDNTLWEGVLLEDHEVVLRDSIIDIVQELDNRGILQSISSKNDYDTAMKKLKMFQMDHYFLYPQINWNAKSSSIQTIKEHLNIGMDSIAFVDDQDFELDEVVFALPEVLCIGAPEIHSMLDYPALHPKFITEDSKNRRLLYINDIRRNEAEENYKGVKEDFLASLKMKLHISTVTEKDLQRVEELTIRTHQLNTTGYTYSYEELLEFMQSDQHLLLISSLDDAYGSYGKIGLILIEKGEEAWEIKLLLMSCRVMSRGIGTIMLYFLSVLASKNKVRLEAEFVPNGRNRMMYITYKFAGFKEAESNGVITILRNDLLEIQQCPDYIQLTSDVNLQER
- a CDS encoding acyl-CoA dehydrogenase family protein translates to MNTQIQHDIGQLRSQELVIEEAKVFADQYIRPLAREHDATGKLSRTLINEIAKRGYLGATFPAEYSGLELDPVYYGMLNEEIGKACSSTRALLTVGTSLIGESILRWGTTDQKKKWLPLISSAEKIGAFALTEPKAGTDAKGIESSYEKDGDSYIITGHKKWITLAGIADFFLVIAKNAEQQISAFLVDRNPDIEIKEMLGLMAAKGSHIAEVKFNRVRVPKENLLGAEGRGFSCIVSTALDHGRYSIAWAGVALAQEALEAMVNYARQRKQFGKKIYQFQLIRGIIADSITEIHAARALCLRAGELRKQMEPESIVETTVAKYFSSKVAMKVTMDAVQVHGGNGCYNEYPVERLFREAKVLEIIEGTSQIQQEMIASYALREYYNGKKTIE